One window of Polynucleobacter sp. HIN5 genomic DNA carries:
- a CDS encoding KpsF/GutQ family sugar-phosphate isomerase: protein MNAKNQRALELACATLDLEADAIRKMRNRLAQEGQSALLLSVQLLEQCRGRIVVSGIGKSGHIARKVAATFASTGSPAFFVHPAEASHGDLGMVTRDDVFVAISNSGETEELLTIVPIIKRTGAKLIALTGDPNSSLAKLADAHLDISVDKEACPLNMAPTTSTTAALAMGDALAVSLLDARGFKAEDFLRSHPGGRLGRKLIAHVSEVMRDLSSTPKINVKASFTQALTEMSRQMMGLVVIVNDTNQVLGILTDGDLRRLIEKQVSIGSINLAEAMTPNPRTIPPDLIAEEAIGMMEQHRINHLIVADAEKRLLGALNLHDLFAAKVI, encoded by the coding sequence ATGAATGCAAAGAACCAGCGCGCTCTGGAATTAGCCTGCGCCACCCTTGATTTGGAAGCGGATGCGATTCGCAAAATGCGGAATCGCTTGGCCCAAGAAGGACAATCAGCCCTGCTACTTTCGGTTCAACTTCTCGAACAATGCCGCGGTCGGATTGTTGTCTCAGGAATTGGTAAATCAGGGCACATCGCTCGCAAGGTGGCTGCCACCTTTGCATCAACCGGTTCTCCCGCATTTTTTGTTCACCCCGCCGAGGCAAGTCATGGCGATTTAGGGATGGTCACTCGTGATGATGTATTCGTAGCGATTTCAAACTCCGGCGAAACCGAGGAACTACTCACCATTGTCCCCATCATTAAGCGAACTGGCGCAAAATTAATTGCACTTACGGGAGACCCTAATTCCTCACTTGCCAAGCTAGCAGACGCACATCTTGATATTAGTGTTGACAAAGAAGCTTGCCCGCTCAATATGGCACCAACGACCAGCACGACGGCAGCGCTGGCCATGGGTGATGCACTCGCTGTTTCTCTGTTGGATGCGCGAGGCTTTAAGGCGGAAGACTTTTTGCGCTCGCACCCCGGCGGAAGACTGGGTCGAAAATTAATCGCCCATGTCTCAGAGGTGATGCGCGATCTCTCAAGCACCCCCAAAATCAATGTAAAGGCATCATTTACACAGGCCCTTACTGAAATGAGTCGTCAAATGATGGGCTTGGTTGTCATTGTGAACGACACTAACCAAGTATTAGGCATTTTGACCGATGGGGATTTACGACGTCTGATCGAAAAACAGGTAAGCATCGGCTCTATTAATCTGGCGGAGGCCATGACTCCCAACCCAAGGACCATCCCGCCTGATTTAATTGCTGAAGAGGCCATTGGAATGATGGAGCAGCATCGGATCAATCACTTAATTGTGGCTGATGCAGAAAAACGCCTACTAGGCGCCCTCAACTTGCATGACTTATTTGCAGCCAAGGTAATTTAA
- a CDS encoding LptA/OstA family protein, giving the protein MRILIFILALSALPMSANANQADRDKPLIINADQVDLDDLKQKYTLTGDVLLVRGSMVGTGERGFVLVTPEGYQMIDLNGKSNLPASMRQRRETLQDEFMQGIAKDILYDDKKERLLLVGNATVKRLLNMQMLDQLHGWQIEYEDVKESYRIKPQKLDLNQPPQSRAILAPRKKVVVQ; this is encoded by the coding sequence TTGAGAATCCTAATTTTTATTCTTGCTCTTAGTGCGCTACCCATGTCTGCAAATGCCAATCAGGCTGATCGAGACAAGCCTTTGATTATTAATGCTGATCAAGTTGATCTGGACGATCTAAAGCAAAAATACACCCTAACTGGTGATGTTCTTTTAGTGCGAGGTAGCATGGTCGGCACAGGTGAGCGCGGCTTTGTCCTAGTCACCCCAGAGGGCTATCAAATGATTGATCTAAACGGAAAGTCTAATTTGCCAGCCTCAATGCGCCAACGGCGGGAGACCCTGCAAGATGAGTTTATGCAAGGAATCGCCAAAGATATTCTCTACGATGATAAAAAGGAAAGGCTTTTGTTGGTTGGTAACGCCACCGTCAAGCGACTACTCAATATGCAAATGCTCGATCAACTCCATGGTTGGCAGATCGAATATGAAGATGTCAAAGAAAGTTATCGGATCAAACCACAAAAGTTGGATCTAAATCAGCCCCCGCAATCAAGAGCGATCTTAGCTCCCAGAAAGAAAGTGGTTGTTCAATAA
- the queF gene encoding NADPH-dependent 7-cyano-7-deazaguanine reductase QueF (Catalyzes the NADPH-dependent reduction of 7-cyano-7-deazaguanine (preQ0) to 7-aminomethyl-7-deazaguanine (preQ1) in queuosine biosynthesis): MSEFVLGQQSAYPNQYDPGLLFPIPRAENRKKLGIEEGSRLPFLGIDLWNAFELSWLNPKGKPQIALAEFSIPAESPFMIESKSFKLYLNSLNQHHFENSNAVRECLSHDLASALGSSLQIKLLDPSQIQDQKKYPLIQELAGRLLDRLDIEVDQTQIADPLLLSADQNSAPITQTLVSHLLKSNCPVTGQPDWASVQIDYQGRPIDEEGLLRYLIGFRQLGEFHEHCVEKIFCDIKRRCQPEKLSVYARYTRRGGLDINPFRADFNAAWPNNIRHARQ, encoded by the coding sequence ATGTCTGAATTTGTTCTCGGTCAGCAAAGTGCTTATCCCAATCAATATGACCCGGGTTTGCTCTTTCCCATCCCGCGCGCTGAGAATCGTAAGAAACTGGGTATTGAAGAAGGATCGCGATTACCTTTTTTGGGAATTGATCTCTGGAACGCATTTGAACTGAGTTGGCTAAACCCCAAAGGCAAACCGCAGATCGCTCTGGCTGAATTTTCGATTCCAGCAGAGTCGCCATTCATGATCGAGTCAAAGTCGTTCAAACTCTATCTCAATAGTCTCAACCAACATCATTTTGAAAATAGTAATGCAGTGCGCGAGTGCCTGAGCCATGATTTGGCTTCAGCCCTTGGTAGTTCATTACAAATCAAACTGCTTGATCCATCCCAAATACAAGATCAAAAAAAATATCCGCTGATACAAGAATTGGCTGGTCGACTTCTCGATCGCCTGGATATTGAAGTCGATCAAACACAGATTGCTGACCCGCTGCTTCTGAGTGCAGATCAGAACTCAGCCCCAATTACACAAACTCTGGTCTCGCATTTGCTCAAATCCAATTGCCCGGTTACCGGTCAACCCGATTGGGCCAGCGTACAAATTGATTACCAGGGTCGGCCTATTGATGAGGAGGGACTATTACGCTACTTGATTGGCTTTCGTCAACTTGGTGAATTTCACGAACACTGTGTTGAAAAAATCTTTTGCGATATTAAGAGACGCTGCCAACCAGAAAAGCTCTCCGTTTATGCGCGCTACACCCGACGGGGTGGATTAGATATTAATCCGTTTCGGGCAGATTTCAATGCTGCCTGGCCCAACAATATTCGTCACGCCAGGCAGTAA
- a CDS encoding KdsC family phosphatase produces MAPILQSHTTNPLTNYPQALERATQIRILVLDVDGVLTSGQVFFGPDGKESMKGFDIQDGFGIKLLQSVGIECAVITGRHSKMVLGRCDELGITNVFTGVQDKKLALLELKERVPFNPAIDLAVMGDDWPDLSIMQSAGLRIAPAQAQEAVRQVAHYITQAKGGFGAVREACDLILKAQGHYDSLLAKAKG; encoded by the coding sequence ATGGCACCGATTCTCCAATCACATACCACAAACCCATTAACCAACTATCCTCAGGCTCTCGAACGAGCAACTCAGATTCGCATCTTGGTACTTGATGTTGATGGCGTTCTCACCAGCGGTCAGGTTTTTTTTGGACCGGACGGCAAAGAATCGATGAAGGGTTTTGATATTCAAGATGGCTTTGGTATCAAACTTCTTCAAAGCGTTGGAATTGAGTGTGCTGTCATTACCGGTCGCCACTCAAAAATGGTGCTTGGTCGCTGCGATGAACTTGGCATTACCAATGTATTTACTGGTGTTCAAGATAAAAAATTGGCACTTCTAGAACTAAAGGAACGAGTTCCATTTAATCCTGCCATCGACTTAGCAGTGATGGGGGATGATTGGCCTGATTTATCGATCATGCAATCGGCGGGCTTGCGGATTGCTCCTGCTCAAGCACAGGAAGCCGTTCGTCAAGTCGCCCACTACATCACGCAGGCGAAAGGTGGCTTTGGTGCTGTTCGTGAAGCCTGCGATTTAATCCTCAAAGCCCAAGGGCATTACGATTCGCTGCTTGCTAAAGCCAAAGGCTAA
- the ssb gene encoding single-stranded DNA-binding protein, translated as MASVNKVIIVGNVGRDPETRYMPSGDAVTNISVATSDRYKDKQTGEMKENTEWHRIAFFGKLAEIAGQYLKKGSQVYVEGRLRTRKWTDQSGQEKYSTEIIADSMQMLGARMAGSGEESSGGRSKPAEGSSSPSASALDAMDDDIPF; from the coding sequence ATGGCTTCAGTCAATAAAGTCATCATCGTTGGTAATGTTGGGCGTGACCCAGAAACACGGTATATGCCCAGCGGTGACGCCGTTACCAATATTTCAGTAGCCACTTCAGATCGCTATAAAGATAAGCAAACAGGCGAAATGAAAGAGAACACCGAATGGCATCGCATTGCCTTTTTCGGTAAGTTAGCTGAAATTGCGGGTCAATATCTCAAAAAGGGTTCACAGGTTTATGTCGAGGGCCGCTTGCGGACTCGAAAGTGGACGGATCAAAGTGGACAAGAAAAGTATTCCACCGAGATCATTGCTGACAGCATGCAAATGCTCGGTGCACGAATGGCTGGCTCCGGAGAGGAATCGTCAGGCGGTCGTTCAAAGCCTGCGGAGGGCTCATCTAGCCCAAGCGCTAGTGCACTCGATGCAATGGATGACGATATTCCGTTCTAG
- a CDS encoding MFS transporter, whose protein sequence is MNSSELRSTLALAGIFGLRMLGLFLLLPVFSLHAKDLPGGENALWVGLALGIFNIVQAFFHIPLGILSDRVGRKPVVLWGLSLFIAGALIAASRDDLLWIAIGRGLMGAGAISAAVSAWVADLTREQVRTAAMAIVGGSIGISFALSLVIATPIYRAIGLDGMFLLLALLGLIGFLVAWLLVPSPPKQIRGEHQPLMQIFLRPELFRLNVGVFVLNATQVAMFLVVPRLLVDAGMPLDDHWKIYFPVVIVSFFLMLPGIIYGEKKKKLRLVLLTAVVILLIAQIIFLQAHSITTIVSALLIYFVGFNLLEALQPSMVSRWAKDEKGAALGIYNTTQSVGLFTGAALGGLMMQLFGNLSVFIGGTVLIIAWLIIAWPMRDISSSQTAK, encoded by the coding sequence ATGAACTCTTCCGAACTACGCTCAACCCTAGCCCTTGCCGGTATCTTTGGCCTGCGAATGCTGGGCCTTTTCTTGCTGTTACCCGTTTTTTCCTTGCATGCCAAGGATTTGCCTGGGGGAGAAAATGCCTTATGGGTCGGTTTGGCCCTTGGGATTTTTAATATTGTTCAGGCTTTTTTCCATATTCCCCTCGGAATTCTTTCGGATCGGGTGGGTCGTAAGCCTGTCGTTTTGTGGGGGTTGAGTTTATTTATTGCTGGTGCATTGATTGCAGCCAGTCGCGATGATTTGTTGTGGATTGCGATCGGGCGAGGACTCATGGGGGCAGGAGCAATCTCTGCCGCAGTGTCTGCTTGGGTGGCGGATTTAACGCGCGAGCAAGTGAGGACTGCGGCAATGGCGATTGTGGGAGGGAGCATTGGGATCTCCTTCGCACTCTCTTTAGTAATTGCGACGCCGATTTATCGGGCCATTGGCCTGGATGGCATGTTCTTATTATTAGCATTGTTAGGCTTGATTGGGTTTTTAGTTGCCTGGCTCTTGGTGCCAAGTCCTCCAAAGCAAATTCGGGGCGAGCATCAGCCGCTGATGCAAATTTTTTTAAGACCTGAATTATTCCGACTCAATGTGGGAGTGTTTGTTCTCAATGCCACCCAAGTGGCCATGTTCCTGGTTGTTCCGCGATTACTCGTGGATGCAGGCATGCCATTAGACGACCATTGGAAAATTTATTTTCCAGTCGTCATTGTTTCATTCTTTCTGATGTTGCCAGGGATTATTTATGGAGAAAAGAAAAAGAAATTACGGCTTGTATTGCTAACAGCCGTTGTCATCCTTTTGATTGCACAAATCATCTTCTTGCAAGCTCATTCCATAACAACCATTGTCAGTGCTCTGTTGATTTACTTTGTCGGATTTAATTTACTTGAAGCCCTGCAACCCTCGATGGTGTCGCGTTGGGCCAAGGATGAAAAAGGAGCGGCATTGGGCATCTACAACACGACTCAGTCTGTCGGATTATTTACCGGCGCAGCGCTCGGTGGACTCATGATGCAGCTTTTTGGCAACCTTTCAGTATTTATTGGCGGTACCGTTTTAATTATTGCCTGGCTTATAATTGCTTGGCCAATGCGTGATATTTCATCGTCGCAAACCGCAAAGTAG
- a CDS encoding 5'-nucleotidase, which yields MSYTLAGKLVVAISSRALFDFEEENRLFEESDDSAYMKLQLERLAIPAQVGVAFPLVKKLLRFNQDQPRVEVVILSRNDPVSGLRVFRSAKHHGLSIERGVFTRGRPPYHYLKSLQANLFLSANEEDVRATLDAGFPAARVYPESTKMAENNPNEIRIAFDGDAVLFSDEAEQVFQDQGLKAFVDHESQRAAIPLPPGPFKPLLAALHQLQTETEPKNEMRIRTALVTARSAPAHERAIRTLMNWGIDVDEAMFLGGLSKREFLKEFEPDFFFDDQTGHCNAASSVAPTGHVISGVSNTNRSKS from the coding sequence ATGTCCTATACCCTCGCTGGAAAACTAGTCGTTGCCATTTCATCGAGAGCACTCTTTGATTTTGAAGAGGAAAACCGCCTGTTTGAAGAGAGTGATGACAGCGCCTATATGAAATTACAACTAGAACGCCTAGCGATTCCAGCCCAAGTAGGCGTTGCTTTTCCTCTCGTTAAAAAACTACTGCGCTTTAATCAAGATCAGCCGCGCGTCGAAGTTGTGATCCTGTCGCGTAATGATCCGGTTAGTGGTTTACGCGTGTTTCGTTCTGCCAAACATCATGGGCTTAGCATTGAACGCGGGGTTTTTACCCGGGGCAGGCCGCCGTATCACTACTTAAAATCGCTACAAGCCAACCTCTTCTTATCAGCCAACGAGGAAGACGTGCGCGCCACCCTAGACGCCGGCTTTCCAGCAGCGCGCGTCTACCCAGAATCCACCAAAATGGCTGAGAATAATCCCAATGAAATCCGCATCGCCTTTGACGGAGATGCTGTTTTATTTTCAGATGAGGCCGAACAAGTTTTTCAGGATCAAGGCCTAAAGGCGTTTGTTGATCATGAAAGTCAACGTGCCGCCATTCCATTGCCACCCGGTCCCTTCAAGCCCCTGCTTGCCGCCCTTCATCAACTACAAACGGAGACTGAGCCTAAAAATGAAATGCGCATTCGCACCGCCTTAGTGACCGCCCGCTCCGCACCAGCCCATGAGCGGGCTATTCGGACATTAATGAACTGGGGGATTGATGTGGATGAGGCAATGTTTCTTGGGGGCTTATCCAAGCGTGAGTTTTTGAAAGAGTTTGAGCCCGACTTTTTCTTTGATGATCAAACGGGGCATTGCAATGCTGCCTCCAGTGTCGCCCCAACCGGGCATGTAATCTCTGGGGTTAGCAATACCAACCGGTCCAAGTCCTAA
- the uvrA gene encoding excinuclease ABC subunit UvrA, protein MNNEIKIRGARTHNLKNINLDIPREKLVVLTGLSGSGKSSLAFDTLYAEGQRRYVESLSAYARQFLQLMEKPDVDVIEGLSPAISIEQKATSHNPRSTVGTVTEIHDYLRLLFARAGTPYCPDHALALEAQSVSQMVDTVMAMPADARLMILAPVVSERKGEFVDLFENLQAQGFVRFRIRSGGGTSNAAKAEIVEADRLPQLKKNDKHSIEVVVDRIRVKEDIQQRLAESFETALRLADGKAMVVNMDTGEEIIFSSKFACPICSYSLQELEPRLFSFNNPMGACPSCDGLGHISFFDPKRVVAHPDLSLAAGAIKGWDRRNQFYFKLLQTLAKFGGFDLEKPFEKLPKKAQDLILYGSGDATIPFEYLNERGRSVVREHAFEGILANFERRYRETDSGAVREELARYQNIRACPECGGTRLRKEARFVKVGDGQQARAIYEISALPLREAQDYFNTIQLKGAKREIADKIIKEIASRLRFLNDVGLDYLSLERSADTLSGGEAQRIRLASQIGSGLTGVMYVLDEPSIGLHQRDNDRLIATLKHLRDLGNSVLVVEHDEDMIRASDYVIDIGPGAGVHGGKIVATGTPSEVERNPDSLTGAYLSGQENIAVPQKRTEHDGRFLSIIGAGGNNLQKVDAHIPVGLLTCVTGVSGSGKSTLINDTLHHAVAQHLYGSSAEPAEHDHIDGIEHFDKVINVDQSPIGRTPRSNPATYTGLFTPIRELFAGVPAARERGYEAGRFSFNVKGGRCETCEGDGVLKVEMHFLPDVYVPCDVCHGKRYNRETLDIRYKGKNIHEVLSMTVEQAHEFFEAVPVVKRKLKTLLDVGLGYVCLGQSATTLSGGEAQRVKLSLELSKRDTGRTLYILDEPTTGLHFHDIKLLLEVIHTLKKQGNTVVIIEHNLDVIKTADWLIDLGPNGGAGGGQIIATGTPEEVANHPASFTGKYLKPLLKKQANPSPIKKKDLEKLGL, encoded by the coding sequence ATGAATAACGAAATCAAAATCCGTGGGGCCCGAACCCACAACCTTAAAAATATCAATCTGGATATCCCCCGCGAAAAGCTCGTGGTGTTGACCGGCTTATCCGGTTCTGGAAAAAGCTCTTTAGCCTTCGATACGCTCTATGCCGAAGGACAGCGTCGCTATGTTGAATCCCTCTCGGCCTATGCGCGCCAATTTTTGCAGTTAATGGAAAAACCCGACGTGGATGTGATTGAGGGTTTATCGCCCGCAATCTCCATTGAACAGAAAGCGACTAGCCATAACCCACGCTCAACGGTTGGCACGGTCACCGAGATCCATGATTATTTGCGTCTCCTCTTCGCGCGAGCCGGCACCCCCTACTGCCCAGATCATGCCTTAGCTCTTGAAGCGCAAAGCGTCTCGCAAATGGTAGATACGGTCATGGCAATGCCGGCCGATGCCAGACTGATGATCTTGGCTCCTGTGGTCAGCGAACGCAAAGGTGAGTTCGTTGATTTATTCGAAAATCTCCAAGCTCAGGGCTTTGTGCGTTTTCGCATTCGCTCCGGTGGTGGTACGAGCAACGCCGCCAAAGCCGAGATCGTTGAAGCTGATCGTCTGCCGCAACTCAAGAAAAATGATAAGCACTCGATCGAGGTAGTGGTTGATCGAATTCGTGTCAAAGAGGACATTCAGCAACGGCTGGCTGAGTCGTTTGAAACCGCCTTGCGACTCGCTGATGGCAAAGCCATGGTGGTCAATATGGATACAGGAGAAGAAATCATTTTCTCCAGCAAATTTGCCTGCCCCATTTGCTCCTACTCATTGCAAGAACTTGAGCCCCGTCTGTTTTCCTTTAATAATCCGATGGGCGCCTGCCCCAGCTGCGATGGACTCGGTCACATCTCCTTTTTTGATCCCAAACGGGTCGTGGCGCATCCTGACTTATCACTAGCAGCAGGAGCCATCAAGGGCTGGGATCGTCGTAACCAGTTTTACTTCAAGCTCCTACAAACCTTAGCGAAGTTTGGTGGCTTTGATCTTGAAAAACCTTTTGAGAAATTACCCAAAAAGGCGCAAGACCTGATCCTCTATGGATCCGGGGATGCAACCATTCCGTTTGAGTATCTCAATGAAAGGGGTCGCTCAGTCGTGCGCGAACATGCCTTTGAGGGAATCTTGGCTAATTTTGAGCGACGCTATCGAGAAACCGACTCAGGAGCGGTTCGTGAAGAATTGGCCCGCTATCAAAACATTCGCGCTTGCCCAGAATGCGGCGGTACCCGTTTACGCAAGGAGGCACGCTTTGTCAAAGTGGGCGATGGTCAACAAGCACGCGCTATCTATGAAATCAGCGCCCTACCATTGCGCGAAGCCCAAGATTATTTCAATACGATCCAATTAAAGGGTGCTAAACGCGAAATTGCTGACAAAATCATCAAAGAGATCGCCTCACGTTTGCGCTTCTTAAATGATGTAGGTCTGGATTACTTATCCCTAGAACGTAGCGCAGATACCCTCTCGGGTGGCGAAGCGCAACGAATTCGACTTGCCTCGCAAATTGGTTCTGGACTCACTGGTGTGATGTATGTTCTCGATGAACCATCGATTGGTTTACATCAGCGCGATAACGATCGTTTAATTGCAACCCTCAAACACCTGCGCGATCTTGGCAACAGCGTATTGGTCGTAGAGCATGACGAGGACATGATTCGGGCCTCAGACTATGTGATTGATATAGGCCCTGGTGCGGGCGTGCATGGTGGAAAAATCGTTGCAACCGGAACTCCAAGCGAAGTCGAACGCAATCCTGATTCATTAACAGGTGCCTACCTATCTGGCCAAGAAAATATCGCAGTGCCCCAAAAGCGTACTGAACATGATGGTCGCTTTTTAAGCATCATTGGTGCGGGTGGTAACAATTTGCAAAAAGTGGATGCGCACATTCCCGTAGGCTTATTAACTTGTGTCACTGGCGTATCTGGGTCTGGTAAGTCAACCTTGATTAACGACACCTTGCATCATGCAGTTGCCCAACACCTCTATGGCTCGAGCGCTGAACCAGCAGAGCATGATCACATCGACGGTATTGAACACTTCGACAAAGTGATTAATGTGGATCAATCGCCGATTGGCCGCACACCACGCTCGAATCCTGCAACCTATACCGGTCTATTTACTCCGATCCGAGAACTCTTTGCTGGGGTACCGGCTGCGCGTGAACGGGGCTATGAAGCGGGTCGATTCTCATTTAATGTCAAAGGTGGGCGTTGCGAAACCTGTGAGGGTGATGGCGTTCTCAAGGTCGAAATGCATTTCTTGCCCGATGTCTATGTGCCCTGCGATGTGTGCCATGGCAAACGCTATAACCGGGAGACCCTGGATATCCGCTATAAAGGCAAAAATATTCATGAGGTCTTATCGATGACGGTAGAGCAAGCTCATGAGTTCTTTGAAGCTGTTCCGGTGGTTAAGCGCAAACTCAAGACCTTGCTCGATGTCGGTTTGGGGTATGTCTGCCTGGGTCAAAGCGCCACTACCCTTTCAGGGGGAGAAGCGCAGCGTGTCAAGCTCTCGCTAGAGCTATCCAAGCGGGATACGGGACGGACCCTTTACATCCTTGATGAGCCAACCACAGGTTTGCATTTTCATGACATCAAACTATTGCTTGAGGTGATTCATACCCTGAAAAAACAAGGAAATACCGTGGTGATCATTGAACACAATCTGGATGTGATCAAAACTGCTGACTGGTTAATTGACCTTGGACCGAATGGGGGCGCTGGCGGTGGTCAAATTATTGCAACTGGAACCCCTGAGGAGGTCGCCAATCACCCCGCTAGCTTCACCGGAAAATACTTAAAGCCCCTCCTTAAAAAGCAGGCCAATCCCAGCCCTATCAAGAAAAAAGATCTCGAAAAACTTGGGCTTTAA
- the lptC gene encoding LPS export ABC transporter periplasmic protein LptC, producing MRLSRHIIYLWIVRGLLRVLPFLLMGSLTLATFWLVKRSAPPESLALARVPQHLPDYILKNAALSNLNEQGQTKYRVLGKKLIHYEDDASIDLERPRIRIFQDQGAPVTVRAERGHIDGDLTILDLYENGEIFRPAQEALADRKAAPQLLARSSYFQVLINDDIVRTDKPLELQQGMSIMNSSSGGTFNNVDHSASLKGQVRGRIEPAEQKGRN from the coding sequence ATGAGACTTTCTCGGCACATTATCTATTTATGGATCGTACGCGGTTTATTACGCGTTCTCCCCTTTTTGCTGATGGGCTCGCTAACTCTGGCTACTTTCTGGCTAGTCAAACGGAGTGCGCCACCAGAGTCACTTGCACTGGCACGCGTGCCCCAACATCTACCTGATTACATTCTTAAAAATGCCGCCCTTTCGAACCTCAATGAGCAAGGGCAAACAAAATACCGCGTTCTAGGAAAAAAACTGATTCACTATGAGGACGATGCATCGATCGATTTAGAGCGGCCGCGGATTCGTATCTTTCAAGATCAAGGTGCCCCTGTTACGGTTCGTGCTGAGCGGGGTCATATTGATGGTGATTTAACGATCTTGGATCTGTATGAGAATGGTGAAATTTTTCGTCCGGCTCAAGAGGCTTTGGCCGATCGCAAGGCTGCACCTCAATTGCTGGCCCGCTCAAGCTACTTCCAAGTTTTAATTAATGATGATATTGTGCGTACCGATAAACCATTAGAGCTTCAACAGGGAATGTCGATCATGAATTCAAGTAGTGGTGGAACGTTCAATAACGTCGATCACAGCGCTAGCCTTAAAGGGCAAGTACGTGGTCGAATCGAGCCTGCTGAGCAAAAGGGTCGCAATTGA
- the ilvA gene encoding threonine ammonia-lyase, biosynthetic gives MKNDYLSRIENAKVYDVARKTELEKARDLSARFQNTILLKREDSQPVFSFKLRGAYNKMAGLSPAALKKGVIAASAGNHAQGVALSAAKLKCKAVIVMPITTPQVKIDAVKAHGGKWVELVLTGDSYSDAYQEAQLLQKKKGYTFIHPFDDPDVIAGQGTIAKEILDQHPDPIDAIFVAIGGGGLISGIGAYIKLVRPKIKVIGVQTVDSDAMKQSLQLGKRVELKEVGLFSDGTAVKQVGKETFKVCQRVVDDIVLVDTDEICAAINDVFTDTRSILEPAGALAIAGLKKYVEKHHLKKKTLVAIACGANMNFSRLRFVAERADVGEFREAIFAVTIPEERGSFKAFCKMLGKRNVTEFNYRIAHADQAHIFVGIGTQRAGDNKTIASAFRKAGFATIDLSHDELAKTHLRHMVGGSSALAKDELLYRFEFPERPGALMRFLDSLAPNWNISLFHYRNHGADYGQILLGIQVPKNEQPTFKQFLTTLGYPHWDESTNPAYRLFLK, from the coding sequence ATGAAAAATGATTATTTAAGCCGAATTGAGAACGCCAAGGTCTACGACGTTGCACGTAAAACAGAATTAGAGAAGGCTCGGGATCTAAGCGCACGCTTTCAAAACACGATTCTTTTGAAGCGCGAAGACAGTCAACCGGTCTTCTCATTTAAGTTGCGCGGTGCGTATAACAAAATGGCCGGATTGAGCCCGGCGGCTCTTAAAAAGGGGGTGATTGCCGCCTCTGCCGGCAATCATGCGCAAGGTGTTGCACTGTCTGCCGCCAAACTCAAATGCAAGGCGGTGATCGTGATGCCAATCACTACCCCTCAAGTCAAAATTGATGCAGTGAAGGCTCACGGTGGCAAGTGGGTGGAACTGGTCTTGACCGGTGATTCTTACAGCGATGCCTATCAAGAAGCTCAACTGCTTCAGAAAAAGAAGGGGTACACCTTTATCCACCCTTTTGATGATCCAGACGTCATTGCTGGTCAAGGCACGATTGCTAAAGAAATCCTCGATCAACATCCCGATCCAATTGATGCCATTTTTGTGGCAATTGGCGGAGGAGGCCTAATCTCAGGAATCGGCGCCTACATCAAATTAGTTAGGCCAAAGATCAAAGTGATTGGTGTGCAAACGGTTGACTCAGATGCGATGAAACAGTCTTTACAACTAGGTAAGCGCGTTGAACTGAAGGAAGTTGGTCTGTTCTCAGATGGCACCGCGGTCAAGCAGGTGGGCAAGGAAACCTTTAAGGTCTGCCAACGGGTAGTTGACGACATTGTCTTAGTCGATACCGATGAAATCTGCGCTGCGATCAACGATGTCTTTACTGATACGCGCAGTATTTTGGAGCCCGCAGGTGCGCTCGCCATTGCAGGTTTAAAGAAATACGTTGAGAAACATCATCTCAAAAAGAAAACCCTGGTAGCCATTGCATGTGGTGCCAATATGAATTTCAGTCGTCTACGATTTGTGGCTGAACGTGCCGATGTGGGTGAATTTCGTGAGGCGATCTTTGCGGTCACCATTCCCGAAGAGCGAGGATCTTTTAAAGCGTTTTGCAAAATGCTTGGTAAACGTAATGTCACTGAATTTAACTACCGCATCGCTCATGCCGATCAAGCGCATATTTTTGTTGGTATTGGAACGCAACGTGCGGGTGACAACAAAACCATTGCCAGCGCCTTTCGTAAAGCCGGCTTTGCAACCATTGATCTAAGCCATGATGAGTTGGCAAAAACCCATCTAAGGCACATGGTTGGTGGCAGCTCCGCTTTGGCCAAAGATGAACTACTCTATCGCTTTGAGTTTCCAGAGCGTCCAGGTGCGCTGATGCGCTTTCTAGATAGCCTGGCCCCGAATTGGAATATCAGTTTGTTTCATTACCGCAATCACGGGGCTGATTATGGACAAATCTTGTTGGGTATTCAGGTACCGAAGAACGAACAGCCGACCTTTAAACAATTTTTGACGACTTTAGGCTATCCTCATTGGGATGAAAGCACGAATCCTGCGTACCGCCTATTTCTAAAATAA